A single Oncorhynchus tshawytscha isolate Ot180627B linkage group LG01, Otsh_v2.0, whole genome shotgun sequence DNA region contains:
- the LOC112254197 gene encoding protein YIPF4 gives MQLSPTNGDFTFVSSTEAEDLSGTIDAPDVKLNMGSDNAKDPYATTFLRKRGYGWLLEVDEDDPEDNKPLLEELDIDLKDIYYKIRCVLMPMPSLGFNRQVVRDNPDFWGPLAVVLLFSMISIYGQFRVVSWIITIWIFGSLTIFLLARVLGGEVSYGQVLGVIGYSLLPLIVIAPLLLVIGGFDVVSTLIKLFGVFWAAYSAASLLVGNEFKTKKPLLIYPIFLLYIYFLSLYTGV, from the exons ATGCAGCTGTCTCCCACCAACGGAGATTTTACCTTCGTCTCGTCAACTGAAGCTGAGG ATCTAAGTGGTACTATCGATGCCCCAGATGTTAAATTGAACATGGGCAGCGACAATGCAAAAGACCCATATGCAACCACGTTCCTGAGGAAACGAGGCTATGGCTGGCTACTGGAAGTAGACGAGGATGACCCAGAAGACAACAAGCCTCTTCT GGAGGAGCTGGACATCGACCTGAAAGACATCTACTACAAGATCCGATGTGTGCTGATGCCAATGCCCTCCTTGGGCTTCAACCGGCAGGTTGTGAGGGACAACCCTGACTTCTGGGGTCCTCTGGCTGTAGTGCTCCTGTTTTCCATGATCTCCATCTACGGACAGTTCAGG GTTGTGTCTTGGATAATTACCATTTGGATATTCGGATCTTTAACAATCTTTCTGCTGGCTCGTGTTCTCGGTGGTGAG GTGTCTTATGGACAAGTCCTTGGAGTGATTGGATACTCTCTACTCCCGCTCATCGTTATAGCTCCCTTGCTTTTGGTCATTGGGGGTTTTGATGTTGTTTCTACACTAATAAAG CTTTTTGGGGTATTCTGGGCTGCTTACAGTGCTGCTTCTCTACTTGTTGGGAATGAATTCAAAACCAAGAAGCCTCTTCTCATATACCCTATTTTCCTTTTGTACATCTACTTCCTGTCACTATATACTGGGGTCTGA